Proteins from one Gimesia maris genomic window:
- the phnW gene encoding 2-aminoethylphosphonate--pyruvate transaminase, giving the protein MDADIPYLLLTPGPLTTTRSVREAMLADYSTWDVDYNQRVMEIRERLVRLATDSSDYTSVLMQGSGTFSVEATIGSVIPSDGKLLVISNGAYGSRIAQIARCLKIPLQELSYSETEPPDLAQIRATLTADSDITHVAMVHCETTTGMINPAQKVGKLVHAAGKDYILDAMSSFGGIPLSMEEFHVDYLISSANKCIQGVPGFGFVIANRQKLEQTKGLARSLSLDLYDQWKEMEHKGGKWRYTSPTHVVNAFLQALDELDAEGGIAARHARYQENQSTLVTEMQKRGLQTLLLRELQSPIITSFYYPESPSFQFNQFYDELKQRRYVIYPGKISQAETFRIGNIGHVFPADIMDLTVQIEQTLNKLGVRLVNPTIQ; this is encoded by the coding sequence ATGGACGCGGATATTCCCTACCTGTTATTGACTCCCGGCCCTTTGACCACGACCCGCAGTGTGCGCGAAGCCATGCTGGCCGACTATTCGACCTGGGACGTGGATTATAACCAGCGCGTGATGGAAATCCGGGAGCGACTGGTACGCCTGGCAACGGACTCCAGCGATTACACATCCGTCCTGATGCAGGGCAGCGGCACCTTTTCTGTGGAAGCGACCATCGGATCGGTGATCCCTTCGGACGGAAAACTGCTGGTCATTTCCAACGGTGCATATGGCAGTCGCATTGCGCAGATCGCCCGTTGCCTGAAGATCCCCCTGCAGGAACTGTCTTATTCAGAAACAGAACCTCCCGACCTGGCACAGATCCGCGCCACGCTGACGGCTGATTCTGACATCACGCATGTCGCCATGGTGCACTGCGAAACCACGACCGGTATGATCAACCCCGCTCAGAAAGTCGGCAAACTGGTACACGCCGCCGGGAAAGACTATATCCTGGATGCGATGTCTTCCTTTGGAGGCATTCCGCTTTCCATGGAAGAATTTCACGTCGACTACCTGATCTCATCGGCCAACAAATGCATTCAGGGTGTGCCCGGTTTCGGATTTGTCATTGCGAATCGGCAGAAACTGGAGCAGACAAAAGGCCTGGCGCGTTCTCTGAGCCTGGATCTGTACGACCAGTGGAAAGAAATGGAACACAAGGGAGGCAAATGGCGTTACACGTCACCCACGCATGTTGTGAATGCTTTTCTGCAGGCGCTGGATGAACTGGACGCGGAAGGGGGAATTGCTGCCAGGCATGCGCGGTACCAGGAAAACCAGTCCACACTGGTAACAGAAATGCAGAAACGAGGCCTGCAGACTCTGCTGCTTCGGGAACTGCAGTCGCCGATCATTACCTCATTTTATTATCCCGAGTCCCCTTCATTCCAGTTCAACCAGTTTTATGATGAATTGAAACAGCGGCGTTACGTAATTTACCCCGGTAAAATCAGTCAGGCGGAGACTTTCCGGATCGGTAATATAGGCCATGTCTTCCCGGCAGACATCATGGACCTGACAGTACAGATTGAACAGACGCTCAACAAGCTGGGCGTGCGTCTGGTGAATCCAACAATTCAGTAA